Proteins encoded together in one Fibrobacter sp. UWR2 window:
- a CDS encoding phospholipase D-like domain-containing protein has translation MSTFTKYIQNEEHYSEVISRIAKVRNTLWIGTADIKDVYVKQDGDAIPLLGQIAGLLKRGVGVRLIHAKEPGPNFREDFDRFKILATDLERVMCPRVHFKMMIFDLETAYIGSANLTGAGIGMKSSLRRNFEAGILTNDPALVEPAIEQFDTLWMGSHCKKCGRQEFCGDRIK, from the coding sequence ATGTCCACATTCACGAAGTACATCCAGAACGAGGAACACTACTCCGAGGTGATTTCGCGCATCGCGAAGGTCCGCAATACGCTGTGGATCGGTACCGCCGATATCAAGGATGTCTATGTGAAGCAGGATGGCGACGCGATTCCCCTGCTGGGGCAAATTGCCGGCCTCTTGAAACGCGGGGTGGGCGTGCGCTTAATTCATGCGAAGGAACCTGGCCCGAACTTCCGTGAAGATTTTGACCGGTTCAAGATTCTCGCAACCGACCTGGAACGCGTGATGTGCCCGCGGGTGCATTTCAAGATGATGATTTTCGACCTGGAGACGGCCTACATCGGGTCTGCGAACCTCACGGGTGCGGGCATCGGCATGAAGAGTTCCCTGCGCCGCAATTTCGAGGCGGGTATCCTCACGAACGATCCTGCACTTGTCGAGCCTGCCATCGAGCAGTTCGATACGCTCTGGATGGGCTCGCACTGCAAAAAATGCGGCCGTCAGGAATTCTGCGGCGACCGCATCAAGTAG